The following are encoded in a window of Vibrio azureus genomic DNA:
- a CDS encoding ParB/RepB/Spo0J family partition protein, with the protein MALKTSELNAKLFGKTNKRRVATPQEAQSAAKDKTQTIELAVAGENTVQFELVRIPADRVEIDTIVFEDNAREQSFLNEHALSDVLVTLKERGQQYPAVGRRTEDGKIEVLDGSRRRMSCILAEQDFLVYVGANINTQHAKFLSDVANAHKPLSLYEKGKEMLAKLESGEAEDQKALAKTFQCSEALVSGALKAASLPLELLQAYPNVGDLGRPTIVKLHKQFSMLDKQQQQSLLDKCRSSDGYLWQRSSAQGVARLTKEVTESIEHWIADLTPVKSPEKIEKVELVKGRVSYSRKGSNLKLDLKKVDDHLLEDILNFIEQKMK; encoded by the coding sequence ATGGCATTAAAAACGTCTGAATTAAATGCAAAATTATTTGGTAAAACGAATAAGCGTCGTGTGGCTACACCTCAAGAAGCACAGTCTGCAGCAAAAGATAAGACTCAAACAATTGAACTCGCTGTGGCTGGTGAGAACACCGTTCAATTTGAATTAGTGCGTATTCCTGCGGATCGCGTCGAAATCGACACTATCGTCTTCGAAGATAATGCACGTGAACAATCTTTTTTAAATGAACATGCACTGTCGGATGTTTTGGTTACGCTTAAAGAGCGTGGCCAGCAGTATCCTGCTGTCGGCCGTCGCACAGAAGATGGCAAGATTGAAGTCTTAGACGGTAGTCGCCGTCGTATGTCATGTATCTTGGCTGAACAGGATTTCTTGGTATATGTTGGCGCGAACATTAATACTCAGCATGCTAAGTTTTTATCTGATGTTGCCAATGCGCACAAACCTCTTTCCTTGTATGAGAAGGGCAAAGAAATGCTCGCCAAGCTAGAAAGTGGTGAAGCGGAAGATCAAAAAGCACTCGCTAAGACTTTCCAGTGTAGCGAAGCCCTTGTTAGCGGGGCATTAAAAGCAGCCTCTTTACCTCTTGAGCTTCTTCAAGCGTATCCAAATGTGGGTGATTTGGGACGCCCGACCATTGTTAAACTGCATAAACAATTCTCCATGCTTGATAAACAGCAGCAGCAAAGTTTGCTTGATAAATGCCGCTCGTCGGATGGATATTTATGGCAACGCAGTTCAGCCCAAGGTGTTGCCCGTTTAACTAAAGAAGTCACTGAGAGTATTGAACATTGGATTGCTGACTTGACACCCGTTAAATCGCCAGAAAAAATAGAAAAAGTCGAGTTAGTGAAAGGTCGCGTTAGTTACAGTAGAAAAGGTTCTAACTTGAAGCTAGACCTTAAGAAAGTAGACGATCATTTGTTAGAAGATATCCTTAACTTTATTGAACAGAAAATGAAGTAA
- a CDS encoding GNAT family N-acetyltransferase gives MCIYSEYLSQLQAQSFRAFQRTGVIIYGEAGWQNELITRFHQIQRNKRWFCLGDWSLEDTQCVALKNGAQLLGQECDVLLLDARQGFDANSFMAALGTLVGGGLLIILANHRACVSSDDVWMQRQWQKLIMLEQNNSLPALPTLMQLEPPEQFVEQKAAVDSIVKVINGHRKRPFVLTADRGRGKSSALGIACAKILADKPQRILITAPTIAAVAPVFYHAFECSDSTISHKKKGRVEVGDGYIQFVAPDELLSSKPECDLLLVDEASAIPLPMLIQITQHYHRLVFSSTIHGYEGSGRGFTLKFTQWLKNARPGMRSLHLKQPIRWADNDPLELWSYDAFVLNPELDQAPALDLPTVTLQKLTKLQLLANPDLLHKCFSLLVNAHYQTSPNDLLHLLRDDKCSLYIALQQESLVGVLLTVEEGQLEQGLVEEIKLGKRRPKGHLTPITMITQLGHSDVGQLATLRIMRIAVHPSLHGQGIGQRMIAQLKLLAPAHIDYLSTSFAATQDVVSFWSQCDFSPIRLGTMRDAASGCYSLLMVSSLYSRPLPWISEAHQLFDEIMRSSAGTIYPRLEPEILRALCADSNTLRFSHPAKYNLLKMYASGGSSYESISVWLSQWLFFVGLSNVSDLMISKVILNLSWAECGYQYGFAGRKQIEAELKQQLRQQLAQFTL, from the coding sequence ATGTGTATTTATTCTGAATATCTTTCTCAACTGCAAGCCCAGTCATTTCGTGCCTTTCAGCGTACTGGTGTGATTATCTACGGTGAAGCGGGATGGCAAAATGAACTTATTACACGTTTTCATCAAATCCAACGTAATAAAAGATGGTTTTGTTTGGGGGATTGGTCTTTAGAAGATACTCAGTGTGTCGCTTTAAAAAACGGCGCGCAGTTATTAGGTCAAGAATGTGATGTGTTATTATTGGATGCACGCCAAGGTTTTGACGCAAACAGCTTTATGGCCGCCTTAGGCACATTAGTTGGAGGTGGGCTACTGATTATTTTAGCTAATCACAGGGCTTGTGTATCAAGTGATGACGTGTGGATGCAAAGGCAGTGGCAAAAGCTGATAATGCTTGAACAGAATAATAGCTTACCTGCATTACCCACTTTGATGCAATTAGAGCCACCTGAACAGTTTGTTGAACAAAAAGCTGCGGTTGATTCGATTGTTAAAGTGATCAATGGTCATCGTAAGCGTCCGTTTGTTTTAACGGCGGATCGAGGCCGTGGAAAAAGTAGTGCATTGGGAATTGCTTGCGCCAAAATATTAGCAGATAAACCTCAGCGAATTCTTATCACTGCGCCAACTATAGCGGCTGTTGCCCCTGTTTTTTATCATGCATTTGAGTGTTCAGATTCTACTATTTCTCATAAGAAAAAAGGCAGGGTAGAAGTCGGAGACGGTTACATTCAATTCGTGGCACCTGATGAATTATTGTCTTCTAAGCCTGAATGTGATTTGTTACTCGTTGATGAAGCATCTGCTATACCTCTTCCAATGTTAATACAAATCACCCAGCACTATCATCGACTCGTGTTCTCTAGCACGATTCATGGTTATGAAGGCAGCGGGCGGGGTTTTACTTTAAAATTTACTCAGTGGCTAAAAAACGCAAGGCCAGGAATGCGCAGCCTCCATTTAAAACAACCTATCCGCTGGGCAGACAATGACCCACTTGAATTATGGTCTTACGATGCTTTTGTTTTAAATCCTGAGCTAGACCAAGCTCCGGCTTTAGATCTACCTACCGTTACCCTTCAGAAGCTTACGAAGTTACAGTTGCTAGCGAATCCTGATTTATTGCATAAATGTTTTTCACTTTTGGTTAATGCCCATTATCAAACATCACCGAATGATCTCTTACACCTTTTACGAGACGATAAATGTTCGCTGTATATTGCTTTACAGCAAGAGAGTCTGGTTGGTGTCTTATTAACTGTTGAAGAAGGGCAGTTAGAGCAGGGTTTAGTGGAAGAAATAAAACTTGGTAAAAGACGTCCCAAAGGGCATTTAACACCAATTACAATGATTACCCAGCTTGGTCATTCCGATGTGGGTCAATTAGCAACACTTCGTATTATGAGGATTGCTGTTCATCCTTCTCTTCATGGTCAAGGAATTGGTCAGAGAATGATAGCACAACTTAAATTATTGGCTCCTGCTCATATTGACTATTTGTCTACGAGTTTTGCAGCCACTCAAGATGTCGTGAGTTTTTGGTCTCAATGCGATTTTTCTCCAATTCGGTTGGGCACGATGCGCGATGCTGCGAGTGGTTGTTACTCATTGCTAATGGTTAGTTCTCTTTATTCACGACCTTTACCTTGGATAAGCGAGGCTCACCAACTGTTCGATGAGATCATGCGCTCTAGTGCAGGTACAATTTATCCTAGGTTGGAACCTGAAATTTTACGTGCACTTTGTGCGGATTCGAATACATTGAGGTTTTCTCATCCAGCTAAATACAATCTTTTAAAAATGTATGCCTCAGGTGGAAGCAGTTATGAATCGATCTCTGTTTGGCTTTCGCAGTGGCTCTTTTTTGTGGGGCTCAGCAATGTTTCAGATTTAATGATCAGTAAAGTGATTCTAAATCTAAGTTGGGCTGAATGTGGATATCAGTATGGCTTTGCAGGACGCAAGCAAATTGAGGCTGAATTAAAGCAGCAGCTTCGGCAGCAGCTGGCACAATTTACACTGTAA
- the murQ gene encoding N-acetylmuramic acid 6-phosphate etherase, translating to MNIDLNQLVTERRNTASLEIDNLSTLDMLKVINQEDKQVAFAVENELPQIARAVDAINTSFSNGGRLIYIGAGTSGRLGILDASECPPTYGTSPDLVIGLIAGGHQAILKAVENAEDDASQGETDLKQLNLTHRDIVVGIAASGRTPYVLGGLNYANAIGATTVSIACNPESAMAETATIAIEPIVGPEVVTGSSRMKAGTAQKMVLNMLSTGAMIRNGKVFGNLMVDVEATNAKLVQRQVNIVVEATGASYSDAEQALNDCERNCKTAIFMILSGLDAQKAKRKLTEHNGFIRKALTKI from the coding sequence ATGAATATTGACTTAAATCAGCTCGTCACTGAACGTCGAAATACCGCAAGCTTAGAAATCGATAATCTATCGACTCTTGATATGTTAAAAGTCATTAATCAAGAAGACAAGCAAGTCGCATTTGCTGTAGAAAACGAGCTACCTCAAATAGCTCGTGCAGTCGATGCGATTAATACCAGTTTCTCCAATGGCGGACGTTTGATTTATATTGGCGCTGGCACATCGGGACGCCTAGGAATTCTTGATGCTAGCGAATGCCCTCCTACTTATGGTACTTCGCCAGATTTAGTCATTGGACTAATTGCTGGTGGACATCAAGCAATTTTAAAAGCAGTAGAAAACGCAGAAGACGATGCTTCTCAGGGAGAGACGGATTTAAAACAACTTAACCTCACCCATCGTGATATTGTTGTAGGAATCGCCGCAAGTGGACGTACTCCGTATGTACTCGGAGGCCTTAATTATGCTAACGCGATTGGCGCAACAACCGTTTCAATCGCATGTAATCCAGAATCGGCGATGGCAGAGACTGCAACAATAGCGATTGAACCTATTGTTGGGCCCGAAGTCGTCACTGGCTCTTCTAGAATGAAAGCTGGTACGGCACAAAAGATGGTTCTTAATATGTTATCAACTGGAGCCATGATTCGAAACGGTAAAGTTTTTGGTAATCTCATGGTTGATGTTGAAGCGACGAACGCCAAGCTTGTTCAGCGCCAAGTCAATATCGTTGTAGAAGCAACCGGGGCCTCTTACTCGGATGCCGAACAGGCGTTAAATGATTGTGAGCGTAACTGCAAAACAGCAATTTTTATGATTCTAAGCGGGCTTGATGCTCAAAAGGCAAAAAGAAAACTTACCGAGCACAATGGCTTTATTCGTAAAGCACTGACCAAAATTTAG
- a CDS encoding AAA family ATPase — MKREKTIKNLLELAELTQQVQADRIEIVLEERSDNYFPPMSKALMETRSGLTRRKLDEAIGKMEAEGHQFTKNNANHYSISLEEAHMLMDAAEIPKFHERKKNSENKPWIINVQNQKGGTGKSMTAVHLAACLALNLDKRYRICLIDLDPQGSLRLFLNPQISVAEHDNIYSAVDVMLGNVPDGVEIDREFLHKNVLLPTQYPNLKSISAFPEDAMFNAEAWQTLSEDPSLDIVRLLKEELIDKIADDFDVIMIDTGPHVDPLVWNAMYASNALLIPCAAKRLDWASTVNFFQHLPTVYEMFPDDWNGLEFVRLMPTMFEDDNKKQVSVLTEMNYLLGDQVMMATIPRSRAFETCADTYSTVFDLTVSDFEGGKKTLATAQDAVQKSALELERVLHSNWSSLNQG, encoded by the coding sequence ATGAAAAGAGAAAAAACAATTAAAAATCTTTTGGAGTTAGCAGAACTGACTCAACAAGTTCAAGCTGATCGAATCGAGATTGTCTTAGAAGAGAGAAGCGACAATTATTTCCCTCCAATGTCTAAGGCATTAATGGAAACTCGTTCAGGGTTAACTCGTCGTAAACTTGATGAAGCTATTGGTAAAATGGAAGCAGAGGGCCATCAGTTTACTAAAAATAATGCCAATCATTACTCTATTAGCCTTGAAGAAGCACATATGCTGATGGATGCTGCAGAAATCCCTAAATTTCATGAGCGAAAGAAAAATTCAGAGAACAAACCTTGGATTATTAATGTTCAAAACCAAAAAGGTGGAACAGGGAAGTCAATGACTGCGGTTCATCTAGCAGCTTGTTTGGCTCTTAATTTAGATAAACGTTATCGTATTTGCTTAATTGATTTAGATCCACAGGGGTCATTACGTCTGTTCTTGAACCCTCAGATCAGTGTAGCAGAACATGATAATATTTACTCTGCTGTTGATGTTATGTTGGGTAATGTGCCTGATGGGGTAGAGATTGATCGTGAATTCCTACATAAAAATGTGCTACTTCCAACCCAGTATCCAAATCTTAAATCTATTTCAGCTTTCCCTGAAGACGCGATGTTTAATGCTGAAGCATGGCAAACGCTATCTGAAGATCCATCTCTAGATATTGTTAGGCTGTTAAAAGAAGAGCTTATCGATAAAATCGCGGATGATTTCGATGTTATTATGATTGATACAGGTCCTCACGTTGATCCGTTAGTTTGGAACGCGATGTATGCATCAAATGCTTTGTTGATTCCCTGTGCGGCCAAACGTTTGGATTGGGCTTCAACAGTTAACTTTTTTCAGCACTTACCAACGGTTTATGAAATGTTTCCTGACGATTGGAACGGGCTTGAATTTGTTCGTCTCATGCCAACCATGTTTGAAGATGACAACAAGAAGCAGGTATCGGTGCTAACAGAAATGAACTATCTACTTGGTGATCAAGTGATGATGGCGACAATCCCTCGTAGTCGTGCTTTTGAAACATGTGCTGATACCTACAGTACAGTTTTTGACTTAACAGTGAGCGATTTCGAAGGTGGTAAAAAGACATTAGCAACGGCACAAGATGCGGTTCAAAAGAGTGCATTGGAACTCGAGCGTGTTCTGCACTCAAATTGGTCATCATTAAATCAGGGGTAA
- a CDS encoding replication initiator protein RctB domain-containing protein, protein MMTDEKTLIKSPRSHKDGHLFEVNKSSADWVQQYQHFKGVTKSILELLNLISLRGFSSKDGLVSTTEIVQSTDGQLTRAALQQRLRTAVSIGLFTQTPVRFEEGLAGKTMLHKFVNPSQLISALGNTSLVTEKVRQSEKQKRSKALAQTHVNKRLLNEHGLNTPPVMKDEVDQFIVSPTNWAGIIDQALAPPRTRKSYQKSLVSISGTKAVIETRSSKNIMTVDDLMTLFALFTLTVQYHDHHKDQYQMDATHVPNKTPLYITDILSLRGKKDSGPARDSIRDSIDRVEFTDFQLHELTGRWLSENMPEGFKSDRFRFIARTITASEEAPTEGMDGEIKIKPNLYILVWEPSFYEELLTRDYFFLFPPEILKQHTLVFQLYSFFRSRMVRRHSDCMLLSELNQKLARNIEWRRFSMDLIRELKRLSKGKGTDELFVVNLWGYHLTIEAMINNNKVVDYQVDIKCDVEEVLRYSRAKMTNAGKRNMAPTLPNPLRNEMVTKKQLDELSGIIDGEFEPIQRKTPSPKGNLGRRVKQKKHLVEINADEVTITLSKYTSSEALERSITALSAMTGHSYALIKEECSEFIEKLDWLRVEDQPLSYETLSKTVELFNSLTEAKHLTIERLIAGLAVRRKICRQVFEGHIDDVVIRALEEMAS, encoded by the coding sequence ATAATGACAGACGAAAAAACTCTGATTAAATCTCCAAGAAGCCACAAAGATGGGCACCTATTCGAAGTGAATAAATCATCAGCAGATTGGGTCCAGCAGTACCAACACTTTAAAGGGGTAACCAAAAGCATCCTCGAACTGTTGAACCTCATTTCTTTGAGAGGGTTCAGTAGTAAAGATGGTTTAGTTTCAACCACAGAGATCGTTCAATCTACAGACGGACAGCTAACCAGAGCAGCATTGCAGCAACGTTTACGAACGGCTGTTAGTATAGGATTATTCACTCAAACTCCTGTTCGCTTTGAAGAAGGCCTGGCTGGTAAAACGATGCTACATAAATTCGTAAATCCAAGCCAATTAATATCGGCATTAGGGAATACCAGCCTCGTTACTGAAAAAGTGAGACAAAGCGAAAAACAAAAACGCTCTAAAGCACTTGCCCAAACACACGTCAATAAACGTCTATTGAATGAACATGGCCTAAATACTCCCCCGGTAATGAAGGATGAAGTTGATCAATTTATTGTTTCACCGACAAACTGGGCAGGGATCATTGATCAAGCTTTAGCGCCACCTCGAACAAGAAAAAGCTACCAAAAGTCACTGGTATCTATTTCAGGTACCAAAGCTGTCATTGAGACACGATCGTCCAAAAATATCATGACAGTTGATGATCTTATGACGTTATTTGCCTTGTTTACGTTAACCGTCCAGTACCATGATCATCACAAAGATCAGTACCAGATGGACGCTACGCATGTTCCAAACAAAACACCGTTATACATCACTGATATATTATCTTTACGTGGCAAAAAAGACAGCGGTCCTGCTAGAGATTCAATCCGTGACAGTATTGATAGGGTTGAGTTTACAGACTTTCAGTTGCACGAACTGACAGGTCGCTGGCTAAGTGAAAATATGCCGGAAGGGTTTAAAAGCGATCGCTTCAGGTTTATAGCAAGAACCATTACCGCTTCTGAAGAAGCACCAACCGAAGGTATGGATGGTGAGATAAAGATCAAACCTAATCTTTACATCCTGGTGTGGGAGCCTTCGTTTTACGAGGAGCTTCTGACAAGAGACTACTTTTTCTTGTTTCCACCTGAAATCTTGAAACAACATACATTAGTCTTTCAACTTTACTCATTCTTCAGAAGTCGTATGGTTCGTCGACATTCTGATTGCATGCTGTTGAGTGAATTGAATCAAAAATTAGCTCGCAATATAGAATGGCGTCGATTTTCTATGGATCTGATCCGAGAGTTGAAGCGATTATCAAAAGGAAAGGGGACTGATGAACTGTTTGTCGTTAATCTCTGGGGCTATCATTTAACGATCGAAGCAATGATCAACAACAACAAAGTTGTCGATTATCAAGTCGATATCAAATGTGACGTCGAGGAAGTCTTGCGCTACTCACGAGCCAAAATGACCAATGCAGGTAAACGCAACATGGCGCCAACCTTGCCTAACCCACTACGCAATGAGATGGTAACGAAGAAGCAACTTGATGAGCTTTCCGGGATCATTGATGGTGAGTTTGAGCCGATTCAGCGCAAGACCCCTTCTCCAAAAGGTAACTTAGGCCGTCGTGTGAAGCAGAAAAAGCATTTAGTGGAAATCAATGCAGACGAAGTTACTATCACTCTATCTAAATATACTTCCTCAGAGGCTCTAGAACGCAGTATAACGGCTTTATCAGCTATGACAGGGCACTCCTATGCTTTAATCAAAGAAGAGTGCTCTGAATTCATTGAGAAGCTTGATTGGTTAAGAGTTGAAGATCAGCCGCTATCATATGAGACATTAAGTAAAACGGTTGAGCTTTTTAATAGTCTAACAGAAGCCAAACATCTCACGATTGAACGTTTAATCGCTGGTCTTGCTGTGAGACGCAAGATCTGCCGACAAGTGTTTGAAGGGCACATAGATGACGTCGTGATTCGTGCATTAGAGGAAATGGCCAGTTAG
- a CDS encoding aldehyde dehydrogenase family protein, with amino-acid sequence MSNLPTTSENLLTQAHLPPSNQLFIHGNWTTSLSTQHYQVIDPGTGQVLMSNVEANDDDIDSAVISSIQGQRCWQALSPAKRGQLLYELAEKLKQQQNAFAIAESLDSGKPYSEAKADVETCIDFLRYYAGLSDKLHGETIPVDDNQFSFTIQEPVGVTLHIIPWNFPLFTCIRGIAPALAAGCSVIIKPSEQAPISILKLAQISRDLAFPAGVINVITGHGSQAGEGLSLHAAVAHITFTGSKATGTRVLRAAAENMATCTMELGGKSPAIVLKDADLKKAAEDIITASFLNSGQVCSCASRILIDKAIKDQFIELLCCKLSNISIGHGMKDHPFGAINNPLQLEKIEQAVQLAKQEGATILLGGQRYYDPEHTQGLYFLPTLIDNLPSDSILLHQEVFGPIICLQSFEGIDQAVCLANSTPFGLHAGLYTQDIALGIHLAKRIDAGQVNINQYYASEIYVPFGGNKHSGFGRECGKIAVHNYMKTKATTICLKT; translated from the coding sequence ATGTCAAACTTACCAACAACTTCGGAAAATTTACTGACACAAGCTCATTTACCTCCTAGCAACCAACTGTTTATTCATGGTAATTGGACGACGTCTTTATCGACACAACATTATCAGGTCATTGATCCAGGCACAGGCCAGGTGTTGATGAGTAATGTAGAAGCGAATGATGATGATATAGACAGTGCTGTGATATCTTCAATCCAAGGCCAGCGTTGTTGGCAAGCTCTCTCCCCAGCTAAACGCGGTCAGCTATTATATGAATTAGCAGAAAAACTCAAACAACAGCAAAACGCTTTTGCAATTGCAGAAAGCTTGGATAGCGGTAAACCTTATTCTGAAGCAAAGGCAGACGTCGAAACTTGCATCGATTTTTTGCGTTACTACGCAGGCTTAAGTGACAAACTGCATGGTGAGACGATTCCTGTCGACGATAATCAGTTCAGTTTTACAATACAAGAACCCGTTGGCGTCACGTTACATATTATTCCTTGGAATTTTCCATTGTTCACTTGTATACGTGGTATTGCTCCGGCTTTAGCTGCTGGCTGCAGTGTCATCATCAAACCTTCTGAGCAGGCACCTATTTCTATTTTAAAGTTGGCTCAGATTAGTCGAGATTTAGCTTTTCCTGCAGGAGTGATTAACGTTATTACTGGTCACGGATCGCAAGCTGGCGAGGGGCTATCTTTGCATGCAGCCGTAGCACATATTACATTTACTGGTTCTAAAGCGACAGGCACACGCGTTCTGAGGGCTGCAGCTGAAAACATGGCAACATGCACAATGGAACTGGGTGGAAAGTCACCCGCTATTGTTCTCAAGGATGCCGATCTCAAAAAGGCAGCGGAAGATATCATTACCGCTTCGTTCTTAAATTCAGGTCAAGTTTGTTCTTGTGCATCAAGAATTTTGATCGATAAAGCGATTAAAGATCAATTCATTGAACTTCTTTGCTGTAAGTTGAGCAATATTTCCATAGGCCATGGGATGAAGGATCATCCATTTGGTGCCATCAATAATCCACTTCAATTGGAGAAAATTGAACAGGCTGTACAGTTAGCAAAACAAGAAGGCGCAACCATTTTACTTGGTGGTCAGCGTTATTATGATCCAGAGCATACGCAAGGCCTGTACTTTTTACCTACCCTGATTGATAACCTGCCTAGTGATTCCATTCTTTTACATCAAGAGGTCTTTGGACCCATCATTTGCTTACAATCATTTGAAGGAATAGATCAAGCAGTCTGTTTAGCCAATTCGACCCCATTCGGTCTCCATGCAGGGCTTTATACTCAAGATATCGCGTTAGGAATTCATCTCGCAAAACGGATTGATGCAGGCCAAGTAAACATTAATCAATATTATGCTAGCGAGATTTATGTGCCCTTTGGCGGCAACAAACATTCAGGTTTTGGTCGAGAATGTGGAAAAATTGCAGTACATAACTATATGAAAACCAAAGCAACCACCATTTGTTTAAAAACCTGA
- a CDS encoding YgiW/YdeI family stress tolerance OB fold protein, producing MKKLFTLSTLVIALTTSGLAAAGFNDGKTVASGGFSGPTQGVILTAKEALDAVDDTPVKLTGNIVSSLGKKDYLFKDQSGEVVVEISQKRWQGQSVSPSDKVEILGEVDKDWNSVEIEVESIRKL from the coding sequence ATGAAAAAACTATTCACTCTATCAACACTCGTGATTGCTTTAACCACTTCTGGTCTTGCTGCCGCAGGCTTTAATGATGGTAAAACCGTGGCTTCTGGAGGCTTTAGTGGCCCAACGCAAGGAGTCATTCTAACGGCAAAAGAAGCGTTGGATGCGGTCGATGATACCCCAGTCAAACTGACCGGAAACATTGTTAGCTCTCTTGGTAAAAAAGATTATCTATTTAAAGATCAGTCTGGCGAAGTGGTCGTTGAGATCAGTCAAAAGCGTTGGCAAGGACAATCGGTCAGCCCATCGGATAAGGTTGAAATTCTAGGTGAAGTGGATAAAGACTGGAATAGTGTTGAAATTGAAGTGGAATCTATTCGTAAGCTTTAA
- a CDS encoding DUF342 domain-containing protein translates to MWSPYLVWSDDKTKVIARLPKDTFLNGSLNQDLFTEQLEKMKAYHAMVYTENIDLFIQYAENATEEAYQGITVAEIKNAQAYIEVSSDGMLASITVIGAYGGRGVTADELIQILSQARVTKGINKLALRKVLQMSAQLRPGQQVTQPVAKGKRPIDGCDTTFKPLVEDITKRILKPQQVGSSNEKVDLRNLGQTITVDIGQPLMRKIPFTDGISGMTVLGEEVAAKCGEDLALELGKGTEFSRSDVNLLVATTSGTPLIKANCVDVDNVLLLNDVDIGTGHISFKGSVIISGNIESGMNVKATGSITVGGFIESANVQAKGDISVGKGIIGHNVSGEESKSCHVRSQGTIYANYAQYSELMSGKDIVLSVHSMNNDIDCRGDLTVFELKSKVGTLSGGEARVAGSVRCFQIGVEGNTVTKIEAFTQSEQYKQKILLLKNEYKQAQNETMEIIRKELALKGISSGAEKKAQQEALFAYKKQNNDGLEYIKYQLEKAEYDFEREQSEVSVEALNRMFDRVTVKIGKDQITTNKTYGACIFKLDQNKLRFSGSLDKEDLAVC, encoded by the coding sequence ATGTGGAGCCCCTATCTCGTTTGGTCTGATGATAAGACTAAAGTTATTGCTCGTTTACCTAAAGACACTTTTTTGAACGGTAGTCTAAATCAGGACCTTTTCACTGAACAGCTTGAAAAGATGAAAGCTTATCATGCTATGGTTTACACAGAGAATATAGACCTCTTTATTCAATATGCCGAAAATGCCACAGAAGAAGCTTATCAGGGTATTACTGTTGCTGAAATAAAAAATGCACAAGCTTATATTGAAGTAAGTAGCGATGGAATGTTGGCAAGTATCACTGTCATTGGGGCTTATGGTGGGAGAGGGGTTACAGCTGATGAGTTAATTCAGATTCTTAGTCAAGCGAGAGTGACGAAAGGCATTAATAAACTTGCACTAAGAAAAGTATTACAAATGAGTGCACAATTAAGACCTGGCCAACAAGTCACCCAACCTGTTGCAAAAGGAAAGCGTCCTATTGATGGTTGTGACACGACATTTAAACCACTTGTGGAAGACATCACCAAAAGAATTTTAAAACCACAACAAGTCGGTTCGAGTAATGAAAAAGTTGATTTAAGAAATTTAGGTCAAACCATTACTGTTGATATTGGGCAACCGCTTATGCGTAAAATCCCATTTACCGATGGTATCTCCGGTATGACGGTATTAGGAGAAGAGGTGGCTGCGAAATGTGGAGAAGACCTTGCCTTAGAGCTAGGAAAGGGAACAGAGTTTAGCCGTTCTGATGTCAATCTACTGGTTGCCACTACATCAGGTACGCCGCTCATTAAAGCAAACTGTGTTGATGTTGATAACGTTCTATTGCTTAACGATGTCGATATCGGTACAGGGCATATAAGCTTTAAAGGCAGTGTCATAATAAGTGGCAATATTGAATCGGGGATGAACGTCAAAGCTACGGGCTCCATTACTGTCGGTGGCTTTATTGAGTCGGCCAACGTTCAAGCAAAAGGTGATATTTCGGTTGGAAAAGGCATTATTGGACATAATGTCAGTGGTGAAGAATCTAAAAGTTGTCACGTGCGCAGCCAAGGTACTATCTATGCTAACTATGCTCAGTATAGTGAGTTAATGTCGGGTAAAGATATAGTACTTAGCGTGCATAGTATGAATAACGATATTGACTGCCGAGGCGATCTTACCGTTTTTGAACTGAAAAGCAAAGTTGGCACACTGAGTGGTGGTGAGGCTCGTGTTGCGGGAAGTGTTCGATGTTTTCAGATCGGTGTTGAAGGAAATACCGTAACTAAAATTGAAGCATTCACTCAGTCGGAGCAATATAAACAAAAAATATTGTTACTGAAAAATGAATATAAACAAGCCCAAAATGAAACGATGGAGATAATTCGAAAAGAATTAGCATTAAAGGGGATTTCAAGTGGGGCTGAAAAAAAAGCTCAGCAAGAAGCGTTATTTGCTTATAAAAAGCAAAACAATGATGGCCTTGAGTACATTAAATATCAGCTCGAAAAAGCCGAATATGATTTTGAACGTGAACAGTCTGAGGTATCGGTTGAAGCATTAAATCGAATGTTTGATAGAGTGACGGTTAAAATAGGAAAAGATCAGATCACAACCAATAAAACCTATGGAGCTTGCATATTCAAACTCGATCAAAATAAGCTGAGATTTTCTGGGAGTTTAGATAAAGAAGATTTGGCGGTATGTTGA